Proteins found in one Zea mays cultivar B73 chromosome 1, Zm-B73-REFERENCE-NAM-5.0, whole genome shotgun sequence genomic segment:
- the LOC103631789 gene encoding serine/threonine-protein kinase RIPK isoform X1 gives MARPGWGSLFGCFSSSSSSRGDGKKKQGKGKGKGAGNKMKKKQKSKQQQKVAAGSGGGSRPRSLQSRMSFTELSLSGMVSPEDLSLSLVGSNLHVFTIAELRAVTRDFSMTHFIGEGGFGPVYRGYVDDKTKRGLAAQPVAVKLLDLEGGQGHTEWLTEVFFLGQLRHPHLVKLIGYCYEDEHRLLVYEFMTRGSLEKHLFKKYAASLPWSTRLKIAIGAAKGLAFLHEAEKPVIYRDFKTSNILLDSDYKAKLSDFGLAKDGPEDDETHVSTRVMGTQGYAAPEYIMTGHLTAKSDVYGFGVVLLELLSGRKAVDKSRPPREQNLVEWARPYLTDARRLDRVMDPSLVGQYSSRAAHKAAAVAHQCVALNPKSRPHMSAVVEALEPLLALDDCLVGPFVYIAPPETTTANGDEAAPVSSNKEGSGRRGGRRRSSGEGAAVVRPEE, from the exons ATGGCGAGGCCGGGGTGGGGCTCGCTGTTCGGctgcttcagcagcagcagcagctcccGCGGGGACGGTAAGAAGAAGCAGGGCAAGGGCAAGGGAAAGGGCGCCGGGAATAAGATGAAGAAGAAGCAGAAGAGCAAGCAGCAGCAGAAGGTAGCGGCGGGGAGCGGCGGCGGTAGCCGGCCGCGGTCGCTGCAGAGCCGGATGTCGTTCACGGAGCTGAGCCTCAGCGGGATGGTGTCGCCCGAGGACCTGTCGCTCTCGCTCGTCGGCTCCAACCTCCACGTCTTCACCATCGCCGAGCTGCGCGCCGTCACCCGCGACTTCTCCATGACCCACTTCATCGGCGAGGGCGGCTTCGGCCCCGTCTACAGGGGCTACGTCGACGACAAGACCAAGCGGGGGCTCGCCGCGCAGCCCGTCGCCGTCAAGCTGCTCGACCTCGAGGGCGGCCAAGGACACACCGAATGGCTG ACGGAGGTCTTCTTCCTGGGACAACTGAGGCACCCTCACCTCGTGAAGCTGATCGGCTACTGCTACGAGGACGAGCACAGGCTGCTCGTCTACGAGTTCATGACCAGGGGCAGCCTGGAGAAGCATCTCTTCAAAA AGTACGCGGCGTCGTTGCCTTGGTCCACACGGCTGAAGATCGCCATTGGCGCTGCCAAAGGGTTGGCCTTCCTCCATGAAGCCGAGAAGCCGGTCATCTACCGGGACTTCAAGACCTCCAACATCCTGCTGGACTCG GATTACAAGGCGAAGCTGTCGGATTTCGGTCTAGCCAAAGACGGGCCGGAAGACGACGAGACGCACGTGTCGACCCGGGTGATGGGGACCCAAGGATACGCCGCGCCGGAGTACATCATGACGGGCCACTTGACGGCGAAGAGCGACGTGTACGGCTTCGGCGTGGTGCTGCTGGAGCTGCTGTCGGGGCGGAAGGCGGTGGACAAGAGCCGCCCCCCGCGGGAGCAGAACCTGGTGGAGTGGGCGCGGCCGTACCTGACGGACGCGCGCCGCCTGGACCGCGTCATGGACCCCAGCCTGGTGGGCCAGTACTCCAGCCGGGCCGCGCACAAGGCCGCCGCCGTGGCGCACCAGTGCGTCGCCCTCAACCCCAAGTCCCGCCCACACATGTCCGCCGTCGTCGAAGCGCTCGAGCCGCTCCTCGCGCTCGACGACTGCCTCGTCGGGCCCTTCGTCTACATCGCACCGCCGGAGACGACGACCGCCAACGGGGACGAAGCGGCGCCGGTGAGTAGTAATAAGGAAGGATCCGGCAGACGAGGAGGCCGGAGGAGGTCGTCAGGCGAAGGCGCGGCCGTCGTGCGGCCAGAGGAGTGA
- the LOC103631789 gene encoding uncharacterized protein isoform X2 has translation MARPGWGSLFGCFSSSSSSRGDGKKKQGKGKGKGAGNKMKKKQKSKQQQKVAAGSGGGSRPRSLQSRMSFTELSLSGMVSPEDLSLSLVGSNLHVFTIAELRAVTRDFSMTHFIGEGGFGPVYRGYVDDKTKRGLAAQPVAVKLLDLEGGQGHTEWLTEVFFLGQLRHPHLVKLIGYCYEDEHRLLVYEFMTRGSLEKHLFKRLQGEAVGFRSSQRRAGRRRDARVDPGDGDPRIRRAGVHHDGPLDGEERRVRLRRGAAGAAVGAEGGGQEPPPAGAEPGGVGAAVPDGRAPPGPRHGPQPGGPVLQPGRAQGRRRGAPVRRPQPQVPPTHVRRRRSARAAPRARRLPRRALRLHRTAGDDDRQRGRSGAGE, from the exons ATGGCGAGGCCGGGGTGGGGCTCGCTGTTCGGctgcttcagcagcagcagcagctcccGCGGGGACGGTAAGAAGAAGCAGGGCAAGGGCAAGGGAAAGGGCGCCGGGAATAAGATGAAGAAGAAGCAGAAGAGCAAGCAGCAGCAGAAGGTAGCGGCGGGGAGCGGCGGCGGTAGCCGGCCGCGGTCGCTGCAGAGCCGGATGTCGTTCACGGAGCTGAGCCTCAGCGGGATGGTGTCGCCCGAGGACCTGTCGCTCTCGCTCGTCGGCTCCAACCTCCACGTCTTCACCATCGCCGAGCTGCGCGCCGTCACCCGCGACTTCTCCATGACCCACTTCATCGGCGAGGGCGGCTTCGGCCCCGTCTACAGGGGCTACGTCGACGACAAGACCAAGCGGGGGCTCGCCGCGCAGCCCGTCGCCGTCAAGCTGCTCGACCTCGAGGGCGGCCAAGGACACACCGAATGGCTG ACGGAGGTCTTCTTCCTGGGACAACTGAGGCACCCTCACCTCGTGAAGCTGATCGGCTACTGCTACGAGGACGAGCACAGGCTGCTCGTCTACGAGTTCATGACCAGGGGCAGCCTGGAGAAGCATCTCTTCAAAA GATTACAAGGCGAAGCTGTCGGATTTCGGTCTAGCCAAAGACGGGCCGGAAGACGACGAGACGCACGTGTCGACCCGGGTGATGGGGACCCAAGGATACGCCGCGCCGGAGTACATCATGACGGGCCACTTGACGGCGAAGAGCGACGTGTACGGCTTCGGCGTGGTGCTGCTGGAGCTGCTGTCGGGGCGGAAGGCGGTGGACAAGAGCCGCCCCCCGCGGGAGCAGAACCTGGTGGAGTGGGCGCGGCCGTACCTGACGGACGCGCGCCGCCTGGACCGCGTCATGGACCCCAGCCTGGTGGGCCAGTACTCCAGCCGGGCCGCGCACAAGGCCGCCGCCGTGGCGCACCAGTGCGTCGCCCTCAACCCCAAGTCCCGCCCACACATGTCCGCCGTCGTCGAAGCGCTCGAGCCGCTCCTCGCGCTCGACGACTGCCTCGTCGGGCCCTTCGTCTACATCGCACCGCCGGAGACGACGACCGCCAACGGGGACGAAGCGGCGCCGGTGAGTAG